The Amycolatopsis mongoliensis genome includes a window with the following:
- a CDS encoding cation:proton antiporter domain-containing protein, translating into MAESKRKYGLRALGVYGLLVVIPVLTSIVLLTREDKGAGVAAKSAAATGHPVAQLLLAIAVVIAACKAAGWVMRRIGQPAVVGEIAAGIVLGPSVLGAVWPAGASALLPAAIMPQLNVLAQVGIVLFVFLTGLELNTRLIRGRGHLALVVSHVSIAVPFVLGVLLAVFAYAKFAPQGVGSLAFALFIGVSMSITALPVLVRILKDTGLFHSRIGVVALTCAVVDDVTAWSLLALVVALVTASSLLGVLLTLGLAAAFAGLLYYVVRPLMAKFFTRTSEPVLRRLAPLALVGVLLCAMATEWIGVHAMFGAFMFGLVFPRGNVVEKWLHQNASGLTTALMLPLFFAYSGLRTNIGLLGDPALWLWCVAILVVAVVGKLASATVAARSVGETFCRALQIGVLMNCRGLTELIVLNVGLDLGVLSPEMFTMLVLMALISTAMTTPMAVYLDKRAGRREAARGTRVQQFDEELPKAA; encoded by the coding sequence ATGGCGGAAAGCAAGCGGAAGTACGGCCTGCGGGCACTGGGGGTCTACGGCCTGCTCGTCGTGATACCGGTGCTGACCAGCATCGTCCTGCTCACCCGGGAGGACAAGGGGGCGGGGGTGGCGGCCAAGTCGGCGGCGGCCACCGGGCACCCGGTGGCCCAGCTGCTGCTGGCGATCGCGGTCGTCATCGCCGCGTGCAAGGCGGCCGGCTGGGTGATGCGGCGGATCGGCCAGCCGGCGGTGGTCGGCGAGATCGCCGCGGGGATCGTGCTCGGCCCGTCGGTGCTCGGGGCGGTCTGGCCGGCGGGCGCGTCGGCGTTGCTGCCGGCGGCGATCATGCCGCAGCTGAACGTGCTGGCCCAGGTGGGCATCGTGCTGTTCGTGTTCCTCACCGGGCTCGAGCTGAACACGCGCCTGATCCGCGGGCGCGGGCACCTGGCCCTGGTCGTCAGCCACGTCAGCATCGCGGTGCCGTTCGTGCTGGGCGTCCTGCTCGCCGTATTCGCCTACGCCAAGTTCGCGCCGCAGGGCGTCGGATCGCTGGCCTTCGCACTGTTCATCGGCGTTTCGATGAGCATCACGGCGCTGCCGGTGCTGGTCCGGATCCTCAAGGACACCGGCTTGTTCCACAGCCGCATCGGGGTCGTCGCGCTGACCTGCGCGGTGGTCGACGACGTCACCGCCTGGTCGCTGCTCGCGCTGGTGGTCGCGCTGGTCACCGCCTCGTCGTTGCTCGGCGTGCTGCTGACCCTCGGCCTGGCCGCGGCCTTCGCCGGCCTGCTGTACTACGTCGTTCGCCCGCTGATGGCGAAGTTCTTCACCCGGACGTCCGAGCCGGTTCTGCGCCGCCTCGCCCCGCTGGCCCTCGTCGGCGTGCTGCTGTGCGCGATGGCCACCGAGTGGATCGGCGTGCACGCGATGTTCGGGGCCTTCATGTTCGGCCTGGTCTTCCCGCGCGGCAACGTGGTCGAAAAGTGGTTGCACCAGAACGCCAGCGGGCTCACCACGGCGTTGATGCTGCCGCTGTTCTTCGCCTACAGCGGCCTCCGCACGAACATCGGGCTCCTCGGCGACCCCGCGCTGTGGCTGTGGTGCGTCGCGATCCTCGTGGTCGCGGTGGTGGGGAAGCTCGCCAGCGCGACGGTGGCGGCCCGCAGCGTCGGGGAGACCTTCTGCCGGGCGCTGCAGATCGGCGTCCTGATGAACTGCCGGGGCCTGACCGAGCTCATCGTGCTGAACGTGGGCCTGGACCTCGGGGTGCTGTCGCCGGAGATGTTCACCATGCTGGTGCTGATGGCGCTGATCTCCACGGCGATGACGACCCCGATGGCCGTGTACCTGGACAAGCGAGCGGGCCGCCGGGAAGCGGCCCGCGGGACACGCGTGCAGCAGTTCGACGAAGAGCTGCCGAAGGCCGCCTGA
- a CDS encoding cytochrome P450 family protein encodes MDKCPYVLDRSGSDLHGENRNLRARGPVTRVELHGGYTAWSVTGFEEAKQLLVDPRIAKNTKDNWPEYQAGRVPQNWELFTWVAMDNMQTRDGAEHDRLRKLVAKAFTNRQVAKSRPIIERIVHRLLDDLATVPADEVVDIKGRFFYPLSTILVCDLLGIKEEDQAAMLQGAQVNAKTDNTAEESEANLHQWHEALGRLVETKRREPGDDLTTIIIKATEDDEAPLTDEEVVGSVHLLIGGGTETTANVLCHTVVDLLTHPDQLAAILAGEASWEAAWDEEVRKDGAVGSMPFRCALEDIEIGGVTIAKGDLVLINYLAAGRDPAKYGDTADEFDITREDKSSLGFGYGRHRCLGPALATMEALIALPALFERFPDLKLAVPATELKPAPTFIFNGFAEVPLLLKG; translated from the coding sequence ATGGACAAGTGCCCGTACGTACTGGACCGGAGCGGCAGCGATCTCCACGGGGAGAACAGGAACCTGCGCGCCCGCGGCCCGGTCACCCGCGTGGAACTGCACGGCGGGTACACCGCCTGGTCCGTGACGGGTTTCGAAGAGGCGAAGCAGCTGCTCGTCGACCCCCGGATCGCGAAGAACACCAAGGACAACTGGCCGGAGTACCAGGCGGGTCGCGTGCCGCAGAACTGGGAGCTCTTCACCTGGGTCGCCATGGACAACATGCAGACCCGGGACGGGGCGGAGCACGACCGGCTGCGCAAGCTCGTCGCGAAGGCGTTCACCAACCGCCAGGTGGCGAAGTCCCGGCCGATCATCGAGCGCATCGTGCACCGGCTCCTCGACGACCTGGCGACGGTGCCCGCCGACGAGGTGGTGGACATCAAGGGCCGGTTCTTCTACCCGCTTTCGACCATCCTCGTCTGCGACCTGCTGGGCATCAAGGAAGAGGACCAGGCGGCCATGCTGCAGGGCGCCCAGGTGAACGCGAAGACCGACAACACCGCCGAGGAGTCCGAGGCCAACCTCCACCAGTGGCACGAGGCACTCGGCCGGCTGGTCGAGACCAAGCGCCGCGAGCCGGGCGACGACCTCACCACGATCATCATCAAGGCGACCGAAGACGACGAGGCGCCCCTGACCGACGAAGAGGTCGTCGGCTCGGTGCACCTGCTCATCGGCGGTGGCACGGAAACCACGGCCAACGTCCTGTGCCACACGGTCGTCGACCTGCTCACCCACCCCGACCAGCTCGCCGCGATCCTCGCCGGCGAAGCGAGCTGGGAAGCGGCGTGGGACGAGGAGGTTCGCAAGGACGGCGCCGTCGGCTCGATGCCGTTCCGCTGCGCGCTCGAGGACATCGAGATCGGCGGGGTGACCATCGCCAAGGGCGACCTGGTGCTCATCAACTACCTGGCGGCCGGCCGCGACCCCGCGAAGTACGGTGACACCGCCGACGAGTTCGACATCACCCGCGAGGACAAGAGCAGCCTCGGCTTCGGCTACGGCCGGCACCGCTGCCTCGGCCCGGCCCTGGCCACCATGGAGGCGCTGATCGCGCTGCCGGCGCTGTTCGAGCGGTTCCCCGACCTCAAGCTGGCCGTCCCGGCCACCGAGCTGAAGCCCGCGCCGACGTTCATCTTCAACGGGTTCGCGGAAGTCCCGCTGTTGCTGAAGGGCTGA
- a CDS encoding DUF2855 family protein, with the protein MPTRENWEVLVRRDDFTASEIRVPVLAELQPGEVRLEVEKFGLTANNVSYAKFGAGNLIAFWNAFPAPAEFGRVPVWGFVRVAESRNAGVAVGSRYFGYVPMASHHTVQAEVTPRGLLDTSPQRAFLHPWYLTFQSVGEPDDLDDFRALMRPVFPASFTLADLVERQAAQGAKSLIVTSASCKTAIGLVEELRARQAGIATVGITSEGKKSFVENLDVYGEVATYDAFESATVTAPAVLVDFTGSAKVLHAVYQQFAPSLTQGVLIGFNHPDPGEQAPTGLPDPQPELFFTPMVEDHTIGEEGADAYYARYHEAETRYLRRMASWLTIRHGQGPADVVDAFRSLADGTQAPDVGRVLKP; encoded by the coding sequence GTGCCCACGCGAGAAAACTGGGAAGTGCTGGTCCGGCGGGACGATTTCACCGCGAGCGAGATCCGTGTTCCGGTCTTGGCCGAGCTGCAGCCCGGTGAGGTCCGGCTCGAAGTCGAGAAGTTCGGCCTCACCGCCAACAACGTCAGTTACGCGAAGTTCGGTGCCGGGAACCTCATCGCCTTCTGGAACGCGTTCCCCGCGCCGGCGGAGTTCGGCCGGGTTCCGGTCTGGGGTTTCGTGCGCGTCGCGGAATCCCGCAACGCCGGCGTCGCGGTCGGCAGCCGCTACTTCGGCTACGTGCCGATGGCGAGCCACCACACCGTGCAGGCGGAAGTCACGCCGCGGGGTCTCCTCGACACCTCACCGCAGCGGGCCTTCCTGCACCCGTGGTACCTGACCTTCCAGAGCGTCGGCGAGCCGGACGACCTGGACGACTTCCGCGCCCTGATGCGCCCGGTGTTCCCGGCTTCCTTCACCCTCGCCGACCTCGTCGAACGACAGGCCGCCCAGGGCGCGAAGTCGCTGATCGTCACCAGCGCCTCCTGCAAGACGGCGATCGGCCTCGTCGAGGAGCTGCGGGCGCGGCAGGCCGGGATCGCGACCGTGGGCATCACGTCGGAGGGCAAGAAGTCGTTCGTCGAAAACCTGGACGTCTACGGCGAAGTCGCCACCTACGACGCCTTCGAGTCGGCCACCGTGACGGCACCGGCCGTCCTCGTGGACTTCACCGGCTCGGCCAAGGTGCTCCACGCGGTGTACCAGCAGTTCGCGCCGTCACTGACCCAGGGTGTCCTGATCGGGTTCAACCACCCCGACCCGGGCGAGCAGGCGCCGACCGGGCTGCCCGACCCGCAGCCGGAGCTCTTCTTCACGCCGATGGTCGAAGACCACACCATCGGCGAGGAGGGCGCGGACGCGTACTACGCCCGCTACCACGAGGCGGAAACCCGGTACCTGCGGCGCATGGCGTCCTGGCTCACCATCCGGCACGGGCAGGGACCCGCCGACGTGGTCGACGCGTTCCGCAGCCTGGCGGACGGAACCCAGGCCCCGGACGTGGGCCGCGTCCTGAAGCCGTGA
- a CDS encoding NAD(P)-dependent alcohol dehydrogenase — protein MFTTDAFAAPAEGAPLGAATITRREVGPQDVLIDVAYCGICHTDIHHVRGEWGPQPYPLVPGHEIVGTVTAVGAEVSRFSPGDRVGVGCLVRSCGECASCRAGQEQDCAGMVGTYAGTDADGTITQGGYSGKIVVGQDFVLRVPESLDPAGAAPLLCAGITMYSPLRRYGAGPGKKVAVLGLGGLGHVGVKLAVAMGAEVTVLSQTLKKLEDGLRLGATHYHATSDADALAGLAGRFDLLISTVTAPPDVATLLSLLAPGGTLVNVGLPAEPLVLPAFSLVMGRKTLAGSLFGGIAETQEMLDFCAAHDITADIELIAPEGINAAYERVLASDVRYRFVIDTATLS, from the coding sequence TTGTTCACCACTGACGCTTTTGCCGCACCGGCCGAGGGTGCCCCGCTCGGGGCGGCGACGATCACCCGGCGCGAGGTCGGTCCGCAGGACGTGCTGATCGACGTGGCGTACTGCGGGATCTGCCACACCGACATCCATCACGTACGCGGGGAGTGGGGGCCGCAGCCGTACCCGCTGGTGCCCGGCCACGAGATCGTCGGGACCGTCACCGCCGTCGGTGCCGAAGTGTCACGGTTCTCGCCCGGCGACCGGGTCGGGGTCGGCTGCCTGGTCCGGTCCTGCGGGGAGTGCGCGAGCTGCCGGGCCGGGCAGGAGCAGGACTGCGCGGGCATGGTCGGCACCTACGCCGGCACCGACGCCGACGGCACGATCACCCAGGGCGGCTACTCCGGGAAGATCGTGGTGGGCCAGGACTTCGTGCTCCGCGTCCCCGAGAGCCTCGACCCGGCCGGGGCCGCGCCGCTGCTGTGCGCCGGCATCACCATGTACTCCCCGCTGCGCCGCTACGGCGCCGGCCCCGGCAAGAAGGTCGCCGTGCTCGGGCTGGGCGGCCTCGGCCACGTCGGCGTCAAGCTCGCCGTCGCGATGGGTGCCGAGGTCACCGTGCTGTCCCAGACCTTGAAGAAGCTCGAGGACGGCCTGCGGCTCGGCGCGACGCACTACCACGCGACCAGCGACGCCGACGCCCTGGCCGGGCTCGCCGGCCGGTTCGACCTCCTGATCAGCACCGTCACCGCGCCGCCCGACGTCGCCACCCTGCTGTCCCTGCTGGCTCCCGGCGGCACCCTGGTCAACGTCGGCCTCCCCGCCGAACCGCTTGTGCTGCCCGCGTTCTCGCTCGTCATGGGCCGCAAGACCCTCGCCGGCTCGCTGTTCGGCGGCATCGCCGAGACGCAGGAGATGCTCGACTTCTGCGCCGCCCACGACATCACCGCGGACATCGAGCTCATCGCGCCCGAGGGGATCAACGCCGCCTACGAGCGCGTCCTGGCCTCCGACGTCCGGTACCGCTTCGTCATCGACACCGCCACGCTTTCCTGA
- a CDS encoding aminotransferase-like domain-containing protein, translating into MVELSRADLHVSVSDPVATSMNFLNEIAGRYPEAISLAAGRPYDGFYSTEDVQRYFGSYVDHLRAGGLSEEQVRGLLLQYGRTNGQIGTLIARMLEVDEGIVVPPESVMVTAGCQEAMIIALRALCASPDDVVLAVEPCYVGLTGAARILGVDVVPVPESPAGLDPETVAGVAREVRAAGKRPRALYLVPNFSNPSGISLPVATRRTLLDIAGEQDLLLLEDDPYGLFGLDDEPRPTLKSLDTGGRVIYLGSFAKSCFPGARVGFLVADQTVVDAEGRHTLLADEMSAVKSMLTVNTSPISQAVIGGVLVESGCSLRAANRDKVAFYRSNLRTMLAALERHLPRSGRGERPVRWNVPRGGFFAVVDLPFPADEKLLQLSAEQFGVLWTPMRFFYSDGGDHAVRLSCSYLKPEQIAEGVHRLSRLVAANA; encoded by the coding sequence ATGGTTGAGCTGTCCCGCGCCGATCTGCACGTCTCGGTGTCCGACCCGGTCGCGACCTCGATGAACTTCCTCAACGAGATCGCGGGCCGGTACCCGGAAGCGATCTCCCTGGCCGCCGGCCGCCCCTACGACGGGTTCTACTCGACGGAGGACGTGCAACGGTACTTCGGATCCTATGTGGACCATCTCCGCGCCGGCGGGCTCTCCGAGGAGCAGGTGCGCGGCCTGCTGCTCCAGTACGGGCGGACCAACGGCCAGATCGGCACGCTGATCGCCAGGATGCTCGAGGTCGACGAGGGCATCGTCGTGCCACCGGAGTCGGTGATGGTCACGGCGGGCTGCCAGGAGGCCATGATCATCGCGTTGCGGGCGCTGTGCGCGAGCCCGGACGACGTCGTCCTCGCGGTGGAGCCCTGCTACGTCGGGCTGACCGGCGCGGCTCGAATCCTCGGCGTGGACGTGGTGCCCGTGCCGGAGTCTCCCGCCGGGCTCGACCCGGAGACCGTCGCCGGGGTGGCGCGCGAGGTCCGCGCCGCGGGCAAGCGCCCTCGCGCGCTCTACCTCGTGCCGAACTTCTCCAACCCGTCGGGCATCTCGCTGCCGGTGGCGACCCGCCGCACGCTGCTCGACATCGCGGGCGAGCAGGACCTGCTGCTGCTCGAAGACGACCCGTACGGCCTGTTCGGACTGGACGACGAGCCGCGTCCGACCCTGAAGTCCCTGGACACCGGGGGACGGGTGATCTATCTGGGGTCGTTCGCGAAGTCCTGCTTCCCCGGTGCCCGCGTCGGCTTCCTCGTCGCCGACCAGACCGTGGTCGACGCGGAAGGCAGGCACACCCTGCTCGCCGATGAGATGTCGGCGGTCAAGAGCATGCTGACCGTGAACACCTCGCCGATCTCCCAGGCCGTCATCGGCGGCGTCCTGGTCGAATCGGGCTGCAGTCTGCGCGCCGCCAACCGGGACAAGGTCGCGTTCTACCGGAGCAACCTGCGCACCATGCTCGCGGCGCTGGAGAGGCACTTGCCGCGTTCCGGCCGCGGCGAACGCCCGGTGCGGTGGAACGTGCCGCGCGGTGGGTTCTTCGCGGTCGTCGACCTGCCGTTCCCGGCCGACGAAAAACTGCTCCAGCTCTCCGCGGAGCAGTTCGGCGTTCTGTGGACGCCCATGAGGTTCTTCTACTCCGACGGCGGCGACCACGCGGTCCGGCTGTCCTGCAGCTACCTGAAGCCGGAGCAGATCGCGGAGGGTGTGCACCGGCTGTCCCGGCTGGTCGCGGCGAACGCATGA
- a CDS encoding aspartate/glutamate racemase family protein, protein MMVDGGRPAVAVIAGTPYDSGLGAELLRAKGLATAPYAMAGSPDEQDSLQYRDPGALTAAFHAQLHELRARGTELAMLFCNSLSAVVYHDASALPVVSPVTVYREVFPELRSSLVITGNAQAVVGVERTAWEVSPGHRMLGVSDPGLVRGIEAGDPEAAFSTSHLPTTLRLARRLDLDAVVLACTHFTSVLPLITASCDLPVIDVGSRLVELAALAATGSEIHG, encoded by the coding sequence ATGATGGTGGACGGGGGAAGGCCCGCGGTGGCGGTCATCGCCGGCACGCCCTACGACTCCGGCCTCGGGGCCGAGTTGCTGAGAGCCAAGGGGCTGGCGACGGCTCCGTATGCCATGGCGGGCTCGCCTGACGAGCAGGACTCGTTGCAGTACCGGGATCCCGGCGCGTTGACGGCGGCGTTCCACGCTCAGCTCCATGAGCTGCGCGCCCGGGGGACCGAGCTGGCGATGTTGTTCTGCAATTCGCTGTCCGCCGTGGTGTACCACGACGCCTCGGCGCTGCCGGTGGTCTCTCCCGTCACCGTGTACCGAGAAGTGTTCCCGGAGCTGCGCTCGTCGTTGGTGATCACCGGGAACGCGCAAGCCGTCGTCGGTGTCGAGCGGACCGCCTGGGAGGTCAGCCCCGGCCACCGGATGCTCGGGGTGTCGGACCCCGGCCTGGTTCGCGGGATCGAGGCCGGTGACCCGGAAGCGGCCTTCAGCACCTCGCACCTGCCGACGACCCTGCGCCTGGCGCGGCGCCTCGACCTCGACGCCGTCGTCCTGGCCTGCACGCACTTCACCAGCGTCCTGCCGCTGATCACCGCAAGCTGCGACCTGCCTGTCATCGACGTCGGCTCCCGGCTCGTGGAGCTGGCGGCGCTGGCCGCCACCGGATCGGAGATCCATGGTTGA
- a CDS encoding acyl-CoA dehydrogenase family protein, translating to MSSTDVPTREELVRRVAELAPVLKKHANWSEQNRRVHDESIEALAEAGVFKLRRPKRYGGFEADTRTLVDVATEIGRADGSTSWVASVYWIPTWMACHFPEAVQDEVFSTPDVRVCGTLSPSAMAAPVDGGVVVNGKWGFISGALHAQWQEIIAILVPPEGEPYPIMALVPLSDLLIVDDWDTAGLRGTGSVSTVAQDVFIPAERVLPLPAVLEGQGGPAASIYRSPLLPVASASSVGTLVGMAKSAQDSFLKRLPDRKITYTAYESQREAPITHHQVAEAALKMDEAQFHAHRLAGLVDTKTADGSPWKLEERAIARADLGAVVRLAKESIDILAGASGGSSIYHGIPIQRIARDIAAVNLHALMHPNTNTELYGRVLCGLEPNTLYI from the coding sequence GTGTCGAGCACCGATGTTCCGACGCGGGAGGAACTGGTTCGCCGCGTGGCCGAACTGGCTCCCGTACTGAAGAAGCACGCGAACTGGTCCGAGCAGAACCGGCGGGTGCACGACGAGTCCATCGAGGCGCTCGCCGAGGCCGGCGTGTTCAAGCTGCGCCGCCCGAAGCGGTACGGCGGGTTCGAAGCCGACACCCGGACGCTCGTCGACGTCGCCACCGAGATCGGCCGCGCCGACGGCTCGACCTCCTGGGTCGCTTCGGTGTACTGGATCCCCACCTGGATGGCCTGTCATTTCCCGGAGGCGGTGCAGGACGAGGTGTTCTCGACCCCGGACGTCCGCGTGTGCGGCACGCTCAGCCCGTCCGCGATGGCCGCACCGGTCGACGGCGGCGTCGTGGTGAACGGCAAGTGGGGCTTCATCAGCGGGGCGCTGCACGCACAGTGGCAGGAGATCATCGCGATCCTCGTCCCGCCCGAGGGCGAGCCGTACCCGATCATGGCGCTGGTTCCGTTGTCGGACCTGCTGATCGTGGACGACTGGGACACGGCGGGCCTGCGCGGGACCGGCAGTGTGTCGACGGTGGCGCAGGACGTCTTCATCCCGGCCGAGCGCGTGCTCCCACTACCCGCGGTGCTGGAGGGGCAGGGTGGTCCAGCCGCCTCGATCTACCGGTCGCCGCTGCTGCCGGTCGCCTCGGCGTCGTCGGTCGGCACGCTGGTGGGCATGGCGAAGTCGGCTCAGGACAGCTTCCTCAAGCGGCTGCCGGACCGCAAGATCACCTACACCGCTTACGAATCGCAGCGCGAAGCCCCGATCACGCACCACCAGGTGGCCGAGGCGGCGCTGAAGATGGACGAGGCGCAGTTCCACGCGCACCGGCTGGCCGGTCTGGTCGACACGAAGACCGCCGACGGCAGCCCGTGGAAGCTGGAGGAGCGCGCGATCGCGCGGGCCGACCTCGGCGCGGTGGTCCGGCTGGCCAAGGAGTCCATCGACATCCTGGCCGGGGCCTCCGGCGGCTCCTCGATCTACCACGGCATCCCGATCCAGCGCATCGCCCGCGACATCGCCGCGGTCAACCTCCACGCGCTGATGCACCCGAACACCAACACCGAGCTGTACGGCCGCGTGCTCTGCGGTCTCGAGCCCAACACGCTTTACATCTAG
- a CDS encoding SgcJ/EcaC family oxidoreductase, producing MTTTESGTAADQAAIAALTQKVIAAWAYGDADGFAGVFTEDGTMILPGIFKKGREEIRAFLKESFEGNYKGTQVTGRPIEIRFFTPDSGVLITQGGVLGPGETEVADSQSIRASWTVVKRNGAWHLASYQNTPAKQQLPKPGTV from the coding sequence ATGACCACGACCGAAAGCGGCACCGCCGCCGACCAGGCCGCGATCGCGGCCCTGACCCAGAAGGTCATCGCCGCGTGGGCCTACGGCGACGCCGACGGGTTCGCCGGTGTCTTCACCGAAGACGGCACCATGATCCTGCCCGGTATCTTCAAGAAGGGCCGCGAAGAGATCCGCGCGTTCCTGAAGGAGTCGTTCGAGGGCAACTACAAGGGCACCCAGGTCACCGGACGGCCGATCGAGATCCGCTTCTTCACCCCGGACTCCGGCGTCCTCATCACCCAGGGCGGCGTTCTCGGCCCCGGCGAGACCGAGGTCGCGGACTCCCAGTCGATCCGGGCCTCCTGGACCGTCGTGAAGCGGAACGGCGCCTGGCACCTGGCGTCCTACCAGAACACCCCGGCCAAGCAGCAGCTGCCGAAGCCGGGCACCGTCTGA